A genomic region of Cannabis sativa cultivar Pink pepper isolate KNU-18-1 chromosome 1, ASM2916894v1, whole genome shotgun sequence contains the following coding sequences:
- the LOC115705884 gene encoding lachrymatory-factor synthase-like, whose amino-acid sequence MGLVKWEGNVSKMIRNATVEQIWPLLADFFNFNKWFPTLATCQGIHGTNGEVGCIRYCSGFSIPSNNVDDQISSTPISWSKERLIAIDHDQHSLSYEILESNIGFQSYVSTFRIYAGGSECRDCVIEWSFTVDPVEGLALDDLVRKYDVGLQRMAQRMEASFENFQPPQ is encoded by the exons ATGGGCTTG GTAAAATGGGAAGGAAATGTCTCGAAAATGATACGAAATGCCACGGTAGAACAAATATGGCCTTTACTTGCAGACTTCTTCAATTTCAACAAATGGTTTCCTACCTTAGCCACTTGCCAAGGAATCCACGGTACCAACGGTGAGGTTGGCTGCATCAGATACTGCTCAGGGTTCTCAATACCGTCCAATAACGTTGATGATCAAATTAGCAGTACTCCAATTAGCTGGTCCAAAGAGAGGTTGATTGCCATTGATCATGATCAGCATAGTTTAAGCTATGAAATTTTGGAAAGCAACATTGGATTTCAGTCCTATGTTTCGACATTCAGGATCTATGCAGGAGGAAGTGAATGTCGTGATTGTGTGATTGAGTGGTCCTTTACCGTTGATCCTGTGGAAGGGCTGGCATTAGATGATTTGGTCAGAAAATATGATGTGGGGTTACAACGAATGGCACAGAGAATGGAAGCCTCCTTTGAAAATTTCCAGCCACCTCAGTAA
- the LOC115703693 gene encoding peptidyl-prolyl cis-trans isomerase FKBP53 — translation MGFWGIEVKPGKPYPYHSDNVPGRLHVTQATLGLGSTAERSIVQCAIGHRSPIFLCSLLPNKNESCSLNLEFEEEELVAFSVIGPRSVHLSGYFEADKGDTIRDDYESDSFGEDIADSETESSDFDNSDDGDEFIDDDLDMFPDSPVPNSGVVIEEIEDDEKPTSKTGQSKPQKKNQSKGSEDSKNSQHQAIVKKDSVPVLESEDEDGFPVSNKHESNSNVQKPELEVQQSNEKVEKTNKKKQDGDGATNLKRKVENIDQETRAEKKKKNKKNKQLKEKIGEENSDEKEHVELKSSNVSQVLTKMDDQEKLAKEKSLENEESKKKRKKNKKKSQDNEGETNVDQTVSAKEGQKVSTLESDKQTKAKSSKVRTFANGLVVEELSMGKPDGKKAAPGKQVSVHYIGKLKKNGKQFDANVGRAPFKFRLGLGQVIKGWDVGLEGMRVGDKRRLTIPPEMGYGRKGAGSAIPPNSWLVFDVELNDVR, via the exons ATGGGATTTTGGG GAATTGAAGTTAAACCGGGAAAGCCATACCCTTATCACTCGGATAATGTACCAGGTCGGCTTCATGTAACCCAG GCTACTCTTGGTTTGGGCTCCACTGCCGAGAGGAGTATAGTTCAGTGTGCAATTGGACATAGAAGTCCTATCTTTCTTTGCTCTTTATTACCGAATAAAAATGAATCATGTTCATTGAATCTTGAATTTGAGGAAGAAGAATTAGTTGCTTTCTCCGTCATTGGTCCACGGAGTGTACATCTCTCTGGCTACTTTGAGGCTGACAAGGGTGACACCATCAGAGATGATTATGAGTC CGATTCTTTTGGAGAGGATATCGCTGATTCAGAGACTGAGTCATCTGATTTTGACAATAGTGATGATGGTGATGAATTCATTGATGATGATCTTGACATGTTTCCTGATTCACCTGTTCCAAACAGTGGAG ttGTAATTGAGGAGATTGAGGATGATGAGAAACCTACAAGTAAAACTGGGCAATCTAAACCACAAAAAAAGAACCAATCAAAAGGCTCTGAGGACAGCAAAAACTCTCAACACCAAGCCATTGTTAAAAAGGATAGTGTTCCAGTTCTTGAAAGTGAAGATGAAGATGGCTTTCCAGTTTCCAACAAACATGAAAGCAATTCAAATGTTCAAAAGCCTGAACTAGAGGTACAGCAATCAAATGAAAAGGTTGAGAAAACCAACAAGAAAAAGCAAGATGGAGATGGTGCTACTAACTTGAAGAGAAAGGTCGAAAATATTGACCAGGAGACCCGAGCAGAGAA gaaaaagaagaataagaagaataagcagttaaaagaaaaaattgggGAGGAGAATTCTGATGAAAAGGAGCACGTGGAGTTGAAGAGTTCCAATGTGAGTCAGGTTTTAACAAAAATGGATGATCAGGAAAAGCTGGCTAAGGAAAA GAGCCTTGAAAATGAAGAGtcaaaaaagaagagaaagaagaacaaaaagaaaagccAGGACAATGAAGGTGAAACTAATGTGGATCAAactgtttctgctaaggaaggtCAAAAAGTATCAACATTGGAGTCAGATAAGCAAACTAAAGCAAAGTCGTCTAAAGTGAGAACATTTGCCAATGGTTTGGTTGTTGAAGAACTGTCAATGGGCAAACCAGATGGTAAAAAAGCTGCTCCAGGAAAACAA GTCAGTGTCCACTACATTGGTAAGCTAAAGAAGAATGGCAAACAATTCGACGCAAATGTGGGAAGAGCACCATTTAAGTTCCGCCTAG GTTTAGGACAAGTTATTAAAGGGTGGGATGTTGGACTTGAGG GCATGCGTGTTGGGGACAAGAGAAGACTTACTATTCCACCTGAGATGGG TTATGGACGTAAGGGAGCAGGTAGTGCAATTCCTCCAAATTCGTGGCTTGTGTTTGATGTTGAGTTAAATGATGTTCGTTAA
- the LOC115707804 gene encoding enolase: MVTIKIVKARQIFDSRGNPTVEVDVILSDGTLARAAVPSGASTGIYEALELRDGGSDYLGKGVLKAVENVNSIIGPALIGKDPTEQTKIDNYMVQQLDGTVNEWGWCKQKLGANAILAVSLAVCKAGASAKKIPLYRHIANLAGNKTLVLPVPAFNVINGGSHAGNKLAMQEFMILPVGASSFKEAMKMGVEVYHHLKSVIKKKYGQDATNVGDEGGFAPNIQENKEGLELLKTAIAKAGYTGKVVIGMDVAASEFYDSKDKTYDLNFKEENNDGSQKISGDSLKNVYKSFVTDYPIVSIEDPFDQDDWEHYAKMTSEVGDQVQIVGDDLLVTNPKRVEKAIKEKTCNALLLKVNQIGSVTESIEAVKMSKCAGWGVMASHRSGETEDTFIADLSVGLATGQIKTGAPCRSERLAKYNQLLRIEEELGHAAIYAGAKFRAPVEPY; this comes from the exons ATGGTCACGATCAAAATCGTTAAAGCTCGTCAGATCTTTGACAGCCGTGGAAATCCCACCGTTGAA GTAGATGTTATACTCAGTGATGGAACTTTGGCCAGAGCGGCTGTGCCTAGTGGTGCCTCCACAG GTATATATGAGGCCCTGGAATTGAGAGATGGAGGATCAGATTACCTTGGGAAAGGTGTCCTTAAG GCTGTGGAGAAcgtgaattccattattgggcCTGCTTTAATTGGAAAG GACCCAACAGAACAGACCAAGATTGATAATTACATGGTTCAACAGCTTGATGGAACTGTCAATGAATGGGGTTGGTGCAAACAAAAG CTTGGAGCAAATGCCATACTGGCTGTATCCCTTGCTGTGTGTAAAGCTGGTGCCTCAGCGAAGAAGATTCCTCTGTATAGG CACATTGCCAACCTTGCTGGAAATAAGACCTTGGTGCTTCCTGTGCCAGCTTTCAATGTCATTAATGGAGGTTCTCATGCTGGTAATAAGCTGGCAATGCAG GAATTCATGATTCTCCCAGTTGGGGCATCTTCTTTCAAAGAAGCTATGAAGATGGGTGTAGAAGTCTATCACCACCTGAAA AGTGTGATTAAGAAGAAGTACGGACAAGATGCCACAAATGTTGGCGATGAAGGTGGCTTTGCTCCAAATATTCAG GAAAACAAAGAGGGACTTGAACTGTTGAAAACAGCCATAGCTAAAGCTGGATACACTGGAAAG gTTGTAATTGGGATGGACGTTGCTGCTTCAGAATTCTATGATAGCAAGGATAAGACATATGACTTGAATTTTAAGGAAGAG AATAATGATGGATCCCAGAAAATATCAGGAGACAGTTTGAAGAATGTCTACAAGTCCTTTGTAACTGATTATCCTATTGTGTCCATTGAAGATCCCTTTGATCAAGATGATTGGGAGCATTATGCAAAGATGACTTCTGAAGTTGGTGACCAAGTGCAGATTGTTGGTGATGACCTCCTTGTCACTAATCCAAAG CGTGTGGAGAAAGCCATAAAGGAGAAGACTTGCAATGCCCTTTTACTAAAG GTGAATCAAATTGGTTCAGTTACTGAAAGCATTGAGGCTGTGAAAATGTCTAAATGTGCTGGATGGGGTGTTATGGCAAGTCACCGAAG TGGTGAAACCGAGGATACTTTCATTGCAGATCTTTCTGTTGGATTGGCTACT GGCCAGATCAAGACCGGTGCTCCTTGCAGGTCAGAACGTCTGGCTAAATACAACCAG CTTCTTAGGATTGAAGAAGAGCTAGGACATGCAGCAATTTATGCTGGAGCAAAATTCAGAGCACCCGTCGAACCCTACTAG
- the LOC115708330 gene encoding nudix hydrolase 20, chloroplastic isoform X1, whose amino-acid sequence MAMAMACNIIHLLHFHPTPYRAFARTTLTTAFRIPSPFQNSLPKPISPPRSLSTTATFTWDDVLRLSQPQSISDSDDVTDLNGYFEKIKMCNRGSEMRFMFMPFVIENQIIGYIHNGFAENLRKFQKVFKFLPDNSNDGFHGGTVTLHPSLKTQEDRTRAVGEVVKILGEQQFPGIRNELYPVISSFGASPLFSLERAAAPYFGIKAYGIHMNGYVEKEGEKFLWIGKRSQEKSTFPGMLDHLVAGGLPHGIACGENVVKECQEEAGIPKSISSSAISVGAVSYMDIDGYRYKRDVLFCYDLKLPESFIPKNEDGEVESFKLIPVAHVANVIRRTSIFKPNCCLVIIDFLFRHGYIRPENYGYLDLLQSLRSGDYS is encoded by the exons ATGGCCATGGCCATGGCCTGCAATattattcatcttcttcattttcATCCGACCCCTTATCGTGCTTTTGCTCGCACAACTCTTACGACGGCATTTCGAATCCCCTCTCCTTTTCAAAATTCCTTACCCAAACCCATTTCTCCTCCTCGCTCATTATCAACCACTGCTACCTTCACCTGGGACGACGTCCTTCGACTTTCACAACCCCAAAGTATTTCGGATTCGGACGACGTTACTGATCTCAATGGCTACTTTGAAAAGATTAAAATGTGCAATCGAGGATCA GAAATGCGATTCATGTTTATGCCTTTTGTAATTGAGAATCAAATAATTGGTTATATTCATAATgg TTTTGCTGAGAATTTGAGGAAGTTCCAGAAAGTGTTCAAATTCTTACCAGATAACTCTAATGATGGCTTCCATGGAGGGACGGTGACATTGCATCCGTCGCTTAAGACCCAAGAGGACAGGACCAGAGCAGTAGGAGAAGTAGTTAAGATCTTAGGGGAGCAACAGTTTCCTGGTATTCGGAATGAG CTTTACCCAGTGATTTCTTCTTTTGGTGCATCGCCACTTTTTTCATTAGAACGTGCAGCTGCTCCTTATTTTGGAATAAAG GCTTATGGAATTCACATGAATGGTTATGTTgagaaagaaggagagaaatttCTGTGGATTGGGAAGAGAAGTCAAGAAAAATCTACCTTCCCAGGAATGCTCGATCATCTTGTTGCTGGAGGACTG CCTCATGGGATTGCATGTGGGGAGAATGTGGTCAAGGAATGCCAAGAAGAAGCTGGAATACCCAAATCCATTTCTAGCAG TGCTATATCAGTTGGTGCTGTTTCGTACATGGACATTGATGGATACAGATACAAGAGGGATGTCTTGTTTTGCTATGATTTAAAACTTCCCGAAAGTTTTATACCTAAGAATGAAG ATGGCGAGGTGGAAAGTTTCAAGTTGATTCCTGTGGCACATGTTGCGAATGTCATACGTAGGACATCCATTTTCAAGCCAAATTGCTGTCTTGTCATCATTGACTTTCTATTTCGACATGG CTATATTCGTCCGGAAAATTATGGATACTTGGATCTACTGCAGAGTTTGAGAAGTGGAGATTACTCTTAG
- the LOC115708330 gene encoding nudix hydrolase 20, chloroplastic isoform X2: MAMAMACNIIHLLHFHPTPYRAFARTTLTTAFRIPSPFQNSLPKPISPPRSLSTTATFTWDDVLRLSQPQSISDSDDVTDLNGYFEKIKMCNRGSEMRFMFMPFVIENQIIGYIHNGFAENLRKFQKVFKFLPDNSNDGFHGGTVTLHPSLKTQEDRTRAVGEVVKILGEQQFPGIRNELYPVISSFGASPLFSLERAAAPYFGIKAYGIHMNGYVEKEGEKFLWIGKRSQEKSTFPGMLDHLVAGGLPHGIACGENVVKECQEEAGIPKSISSSAISVGAVSYMDIDGYRYKRDVLFCYDLKLPESFIPKNEVL, translated from the exons ATGGCCATGGCCATGGCCTGCAATattattcatcttcttcattttcATCCGACCCCTTATCGTGCTTTTGCTCGCACAACTCTTACGACGGCATTTCGAATCCCCTCTCCTTTTCAAAATTCCTTACCCAAACCCATTTCTCCTCCTCGCTCATTATCAACCACTGCTACCTTCACCTGGGACGACGTCCTTCGACTTTCACAACCCCAAAGTATTTCGGATTCGGACGACGTTACTGATCTCAATGGCTACTTTGAAAAGATTAAAATGTGCAATCGAGGATCA GAAATGCGATTCATGTTTATGCCTTTTGTAATTGAGAATCAAATAATTGGTTATATTCATAATgg TTTTGCTGAGAATTTGAGGAAGTTCCAGAAAGTGTTCAAATTCTTACCAGATAACTCTAATGATGGCTTCCATGGAGGGACGGTGACATTGCATCCGTCGCTTAAGACCCAAGAGGACAGGACCAGAGCAGTAGGAGAAGTAGTTAAGATCTTAGGGGAGCAACAGTTTCCTGGTATTCGGAATGAG CTTTACCCAGTGATTTCTTCTTTTGGTGCATCGCCACTTTTTTCATTAGAACGTGCAGCTGCTCCTTATTTTGGAATAAAG GCTTATGGAATTCACATGAATGGTTATGTTgagaaagaaggagagaaatttCTGTGGATTGGGAAGAGAAGTCAAGAAAAATCTACCTTCCCAGGAATGCTCGATCATCTTGTTGCTGGAGGACTG CCTCATGGGATTGCATGTGGGGAGAATGTGGTCAAGGAATGCCAAGAAGAAGCTGGAATACCCAAATCCATTTCTAGCAG TGCTATATCAGTTGGTGCTGTTTCGTACATGGACATTGATGGATACAGATACAAGAGGGATGTCTTGTTTTGCTATGATTTAAAACTTCCCGAAAGTTTTATACCTAAGAATGAAG TATTATAA